From one Macaca nemestrina isolate mMacNem1 chromosome 3, mMacNem.hap1, whole genome shotgun sequence genomic stretch:
- the LOC139355263 gene encoding neuropeptide Y receptor type 2 has product MGPIGTEADENQTVEEMKVEQYGPQTTPRGELVPDPEPELIDSTKLIEVQVVLILAYCSIILLGVIGNSLVIHVVIKFKSMRTVTNFFIANLAVADLLVNTLCLPFTLTYTLMGEWKMGPVLCHLVPYAQGLAVQVSTITLTVIALDRHRCIVYHLESKISKRISFLIIGLAWGISALLASPLAIFREYSLIEIIPDFEIVACTEKWPGEEKSIYGTVYSLSSLLILYVLPLGIISFSYTRIWSKLKSHVSPGAANDHYHQRRQKTTKMLVCVVVVFAVSWLPLHAFQLAVDIDSHVLDLKEYKLIFTVFHIIAMCSTFANPLLYGWMNSNYRKAFLSAFRCEQRLDAIHSEVSVTFKAKKNLEVRKNSGPNDSFTEATNV; this is encoded by the coding sequence ATGGGTCCAATAGGTACAGAGGCTGATGAGAACCAGACAGTGGAAGAAATGAAGGTGGAACAATATGGGCCACAAACCACTCCTAGAGGTGAACTGGTCCCTGATCCTGAGCCAGAGCTTATAGATAGTACCAAGCTGATTGAGGTACAAGTTGTCCTCATATTGGCCTATTGCTCCATCATCTTGCTTGGGGTAATTGGCAACTCCTTGGTGATCCACGTGGTGATCAAATTCAAGAGCATGCGCACAGTAACCAACTTTTTCATCGCTAATCTGGCTGTGGCAGATCTTTTGGTGAATACTCTGTGTCTACCATTCACTCTTACCTACACCTTAATGGGGGAGTGGAAAATGGGTCCTGTCCTGTGCCACCTGGTGCCCTATGCACAGGGCCTGGCAGTACAAGTATCCACAATCACCTTGACAGTAATTGCCCTGGACCGGCACAGGTGCATCGTCTACCACCTGGAGAGCAAGATCTCCAAGCGTATCAGCTTCCTGATTATTGGCTTGGCCTGGGGCATCAGTGCCCTGCTAGCAAGTCCCCTGGCCATCTTCCGGGAGTATTCACTGATTGAGATCATTCCGGATTTTGAGATTGTGGCCTGTACTGAAAAATGGCCTGGCGAGGAAAAGAGCATCTATGGCACTGTCTACAGTCTTTCTTCCTTGTTGATCCTGTACGTTTTGCCTCTGGGCATCATATCATTTTCCTACACTCGCATTTGGAGTAAATTGAAGAGCCATGTCAGTCCTGGAGCTGCAAATGACCACTACCATCAGCGAAGGCAAAAAACCACCAAAATGCTGGTGTGCGTGGTGGTGGTGTTTGCGGTCAGCTGGCTGCCTCTCCATGCCTTCCAGCTTGCCGTTGACATTGACAGCCATGTCCTGGACCTGAAGGAGTACAAACTCATCTTCACAGTGTTCCACATCATCGCCATGTGCTCCACTTTTGCCAATCCCCTTCTCTATGGCTGGATGAACAGCAACTATAGAAAGGCTTTCCTCTCTGCCTTCCGCTGTGAGCAGCGGTTGGATGCCATTCACTCTGAGGTGTCCGTGACATTCAAGGCTAAAAAGAACCTGGAGGTCAGAAAAAATAGTGGCCCCAATGACTCTTTCACAGAAGCTACCAATGTCTAA